The Allocatelliglobosispora scoriae genome contains a region encoding:
- a CDS encoding ATP-dependent DNA helicase UvrD2 encodes MAADSLRDFTLGNLDPEQRAAVTAPAGPVCILAGAGTGKTRAITHRIAHRVVTGQVQPGHVLAVTFTARAAAQLRERLGGLAAHGVPARTFHAAALRQLRYFAPRLLRGREMPELVTSKARLVTLAATKAGFRTDRIVARDLAGEIEWAKSSLIEPDDYVVAVAKAERETPLDPASVVRVYTAYEQVKRTSGVMDFEDLLRAMIWGIEEHPDVAEQVRDQYRHFVVDEYQDVNPLQQRLLEAWLGRRSDLTVVGDVAQTIYSFTGASAGYLMDFARTYRNATVVRLVRDYRSTPEVVALANTVISQARGAEARLRLDLIGQRPSGPKPDMRVFIDEPAEATAVARRCAELIAAGTPASEIAVLFRANAQSEAYEEALSDTGVPYVVRGGERFFERAEVRQAMLALRSATKSTSELAMPDRVAEVLRGTGWEPDRPPAGGANRERWEAMAALYRLATELSQMTMLEFATELERRSAAQHIPTVDGVTLASLHSAKGLEWDAVFLVGLVEGTLPTAYAKTPQAVEEERRLLYVGITRARQWLWLSYGQARSPGGRARKSCRFLPGFGGGESPRIGLPREKKVVERRAVSAAAPCRICGATLLAGTDRKLGRCATCPSDIDETLMANLQEWRRQTAADQSLPAYVVFTDATLVAIAERKPERTEELVAIAGIGPRKLDLYGADVLALVSGASSDDLAAKKKLATEP; translated from the coding sequence GTGGCGGCTGACTCACTCCGAGATTTCACTCTGGGCAATCTCGATCCGGAGCAGCGGGCCGCGGTCACCGCGCCCGCGGGTCCCGTCTGCATTCTCGCCGGTGCGGGCACGGGGAAGACCAGGGCCATCACCCACCGGATCGCGCACCGGGTCGTCACCGGGCAGGTCCAGCCGGGGCATGTGCTGGCGGTCACCTTCACCGCCCGAGCCGCCGCGCAGCTCAGGGAGCGGCTCGGCGGGTTGGCGGCTCATGGCGTACCGGCGAGGACTTTTCATGCCGCGGCCCTGCGCCAACTGCGCTACTTCGCGCCGCGCCTGCTGCGCGGCCGGGAGATGCCCGAGCTCGTGACCAGCAAGGCGCGGCTCGTCACGCTCGCCGCGACGAAGGCCGGGTTCCGGACGGACCGGATCGTCGCGCGCGACCTCGCCGGTGAGATCGAGTGGGCGAAGTCGTCGCTGATCGAGCCGGACGACTACGTCGTGGCCGTCGCGAAGGCGGAGCGCGAGACGCCGCTGGACCCGGCGAGCGTCGTCCGCGTCTACACGGCATACGAGCAGGTGAAGCGGACCTCGGGCGTGATGGACTTCGAGGATCTGCTCCGGGCGATGATTTGGGGCATCGAGGAGCACCCCGACGTGGCCGAGCAGGTCCGCGATCAGTACCGGCACTTCGTCGTCGACGAATACCAGGACGTCAATCCGCTGCAGCAGCGGCTGCTGGAGGCGTGGCTCGGCCGGCGCAGCGACCTGACCGTGGTCGGCGACGTGGCGCAGACGATCTACTCCTTCACCGGGGCATCGGCGGGTTACCTGATGGACTTCGCCCGGACCTACCGCAACGCGACCGTGGTCCGGCTCGTCCGCGACTACCGCTCGACCCCCGAGGTGGTGGCGCTCGCCAACACCGTGATCTCGCAGGCGCGGGGAGCCGAGGCGCGGCTGCGGCTGGACCTGATCGGCCAGCGGCCATCGGGTCCGAAACCGGACATGCGGGTCTTTATCGATGAGCCGGCCGAGGCGACAGCCGTGGCGCGGCGCTGCGCCGAGCTGATCGCCGCGGGCACCCCGGCCTCGGAGATCGCGGTGCTCTTCCGGGCCAACGCGCAGTCCGAGGCCTACGAGGAGGCGCTCTCCGACACGGGTGTGCCCTATGTCGTGCGCGGCGGCGAGCGGTTCTTCGAGCGCGCCGAGGTACGCCAGGCGATGCTCGCGCTGCGGTCGGCGACGAAGTCCACCTCCGAGCTGGCGATGCCGGACCGGGTGGCCGAGGTGCTGCGCGGCACGGGCTGGGAGCCCGATCGTCCACCGGCCGGAGGCGCCAACCGGGAGCGCTGGGAGGCGATGGCGGCCCTCTACCGCCTCGCGACCGAGCTGTCCCAGATGACGATGCTGGAGTTCGCGACCGAGCTGGAGCGGCGGTCCGCGGCACAGCACATCCCGACCGTCGACGGGGTGACCCTGGCGAGCCTGCACTCGGCGAAAGGGCTGGAGTGGGACGCGGTCTTCCTGGTCGGGCTCGTCGAGGGCACGCTGCCCACGGCGTACGCCAAGACGCCCCAGGCGGTGGAGGAGGAGCGGCGGCTGCTCTACGTCGGCATCACCCGAGCGCGGCAGTGGCTGTGGTTGAGCTACGGCCAGGCGCGTTCCCCGGGCGGGCGGGCCCGCAAGTCGTGCCGTTTTCTACCGGGGTTCGGCGGCGGGGAATCGCCGCGCATCGGACTGCCCCGAGAAAAAAAAGTTGTCGAGCGCCGTGCCGTGTCGGCTGCGGCGCCCTGTCGGATTTGCGGCGCAACCCTGCTCGCGGGCACCGACCGCAAGCTCGGCAGGTGTGCCACCTGCCCGTCGGACATCGACGAGACGCTGATGGCGAACCTGCAGGAGTGGCGCCGCCAAACCGCCGCTGACCAGTCCCTTCCCGCGTACGTGGTCTTCACCGACGCCACCCTCGTCGCGATCGCCGAACGCAAGCCGGAACGTACCGAGGAATTGGTCGCCATCGCGGGCATCGGTCCCCGTAAACTGGACCTCTACGGGGCTGACGTATTGGCCCTGGTCAGCGGCGCAAGCTCTGATGATCTTGCCGCCAAGAAAAAGTTGGCAACAGAACCGTAA
- a CDS encoding UPF0182 family membrane protein, whose translation MVSPDSVVINRRGRLALRVLIGLLALMLLVSAIVGVWTDWLWYDELGFTSVMKTQLLTRLSLFVVAWLVIGTLLTANLFLAYRFRPLLVPGELDGSPGDSSLFRYRLLLANRVGKVFVTVGLLIGFFFGLSAQGEWKSWLLFMNEQPFGIKDPQFNLDIGFYVFELPFWQFLLGIGFATITIALLGSIAVHFLYGGVRISGSGDRITTAARAHITILIGLFVALKAVAYSFDKKALLLGHVSTYDFYGAGYSDVEALIPAKDILTYLAVVVALAIVIFSNAVMRNLTWPGVSLGLLAISAIVIGGVYPWSVQSFKVEQTQTLEVPYAQRAIEATRQAYGLSGVGSVNYQAANTVPPASLNTDKKIVNKIRLLDPAVVGESFNQLEQVRSWYSFGASLDIDRYTINGETRDYVVGLRALDYSKLADSQKNWQNLHTVYTHGYGLVAAPADTICDGKPCFVSGSLSGASTTDQLPVAQPRVYYGEGATEYAVVGRAAGQPDVEYDRPTSGAEAQYTAYDGKGGVKLDSTLRRVLYSLEHQETRFLLSDAVSNDSRIMYVRQPRERVAKVAPFLTIDGDPYPTIVDGRIVWIVDAYTTATHYPYAHQIDLREATSDSHTGAGNVAQPRQVVTYMRNSVKATVDAYDGTVKLYEFDDNDPVLKAWNSAFGGDLILPRAQIPKALAEHFRYPEDLFKVQRDLLTRYHMTNAADFAVGPDRWKVPNDPAPTHNGKSQPPYYLVTAMPGQTDPEFQLVAALTPNNKENLAALLSGRYDAQGRPQLSIFELPRDTQIAGPGLAQQKMENEPDVRSDLKIWGDTAIRGNLLSLPFGDGMLYVEPIYLRSTGANTYPQLKRVIVNYGERVGYAETLPAAIAKLVGTNGPVTPTTPTTPTTPTTPTTPTAPGGELAAAAAKVQKAIVDLRAAQQSGDFEAYGKALAALDTAIKEFEAASKKAGVSVSPSPSAAP comes from the coding sequence ATGGTCTCGCCGGATTCTGTCGTCATCAACCGCCGAGGACGCCTCGCATTACGCGTCCTCATCGGACTCCTCGCCCTGATGCTCCTGGTCAGCGCCATTGTCGGGGTCTGGACCGACTGGTTGTGGTACGACGAGCTCGGCTTCACCAGCGTGATGAAGACCCAGCTCCTCACCCGGCTGAGCCTCTTCGTCGTCGCCTGGCTGGTCATCGGCACCCTGCTGACGGCCAACCTCTTCCTCGCCTACCGGTTCCGGCCGCTCCTCGTCCCGGGGGAGCTGGACGGGTCGCCGGGCGATTCGTCGCTCTTCCGGTACCGGCTCCTGCTCGCCAACCGGGTGGGCAAGGTCTTCGTCACCGTGGGCCTGCTGATCGGCTTCTTCTTCGGCCTGTCGGCCCAGGGGGAGTGGAAGTCCTGGCTGCTCTTCATGAACGAGCAGCCGTTCGGGATCAAGGACCCCCAGTTCAACCTCGACATCGGCTTCTACGTCTTCGAGCTGCCGTTCTGGCAGTTCCTGCTCGGCATCGGCTTCGCCACGATCACCATCGCGCTGCTCGGCAGCATCGCGGTGCACTTCCTCTACGGCGGGGTGCGGATCTCCGGCAGCGGCGACCGGATCACCACGGCCGCCCGGGCGCACATCACGATCCTGATCGGGCTCTTCGTCGCGCTGAAGGCCGTCGCCTACTCGTTCGACAAGAAGGCGCTGCTCCTCGGGCACGTCAGCACCTATGACTTCTACGGCGCGGGCTACTCCGACGTGGAGGCGCTGATCCCGGCGAAGGACATCCTGACCTACCTCGCCGTCGTCGTCGCCCTCGCGATCGTGATCTTCTCCAACGCGGTGATGCGCAACCTGACCTGGCCCGGTGTCTCGCTCGGCCTGCTCGCGATCTCGGCGATCGTCATCGGCGGCGTCTACCCGTGGTCGGTGCAGTCGTTCAAGGTCGAGCAGACGCAGACCCTCGAGGTGCCCTACGCGCAGCGCGCCATCGAGGCGACCCGCCAGGCGTACGGGCTGTCCGGGGTGGGGTCGGTGAACTACCAGGCGGCGAACACGGTTCCGCCGGCCTCCCTCAACACCGACAAGAAGATCGTCAACAAGATCCGGCTGCTCGACCCGGCCGTGGTCGGCGAGTCCTTCAACCAGCTGGAGCAGGTGCGCTCCTGGTACAGCTTCGGTGCCTCCCTCGACATCGACCGCTACACGATCAACGGCGAGACCAGGGACTACGTCGTCGGCCTGCGGGCGCTCGACTACTCCAAGCTCGCCGATTCGCAGAAGAACTGGCAGAACCTGCACACCGTCTACACCCACGGCTACGGCCTCGTGGCGGCACCCGCCGACACGATCTGCGACGGCAAGCCGTGCTTCGTCTCCGGCTCGCTCAGCGGCGCCAGCACCACCGACCAGCTCCCCGTGGCGCAGCCCCGCGTCTACTACGGCGAGGGCGCCACGGAGTACGCCGTGGTCGGCCGTGCAGCCGGTCAGCCCGACGTGGAGTACGACCGCCCCACCAGCGGTGCCGAGGCGCAGTACACGGCGTACGACGGCAAGGGCGGTGTGAAGCTCGACTCGACCCTGCGGCGGGTGCTCTACTCGCTGGAGCACCAGGAGACGCGGTTCCTGCTCTCCGACGCGGTCAGCAACGATTCCCGCATCATGTACGTCCGCCAGCCCCGCGAGCGCGTCGCGAAGGTGGCGCCCTTCCTGACGATCGACGGCGACCCCTACCCGACGATCGTGGACGGCCGGATCGTCTGGATCGTGGACGCCTACACGACCGCCACGCACTACCCCTACGCCCACCAGATCGACCTGCGCGAGGCGACCAGCGACTCGCACACGGGTGCCGGCAACGTGGCGCAGCCGCGTCAGGTCGTGACCTACATGCGCAACTCGGTGAAGGCCACCGTCGACGCCTACGACGGCACCGTGAAGCTCTACGAGTTCGACGACAACGACCCGGTGCTCAAGGCGTGGAACAGCGCCTTCGGCGGCGACCTGATCCTGCCGCGCGCTCAGATCCCCAAGGCGCTCGCGGAGCACTTCCGCTACCCCGAGGACCTCTTCAAGGTGCAGCGCGACCTGCTGACCCGCTACCACATGACCAACGCGGCCGACTTCGCCGTCGGACCGGACCGGTGGAAGGTCCCCAACGACCCGGCGCCGACCCACAACGGCAAGAGCCAGCCGCCCTACTACCTCGTCACGGCGATGCCGGGCCAGACGGACCCGGAGTTCCAGCTCGTCGCGGCGCTGACGCCGAACAACAAGGAGAATCTCGCCGCGCTGCTCTCCGGCCGCTACGACGCACAGGGCCGACCGCAGCTCTCGATCTTCGAGCTGCCCAGGGATACCCAGATCGCGGGTCCGGGCCTCGCCCAGCAGAAGATGGAGAACGAACCCGACGTCCGCAGCGACCTCAAGATCTGGGGCGACACGGCGATCCGCGGCAACCTGCTGTCGCTGCCGTTCGGCGACGGCATGCTCTACGTCGAGCCGATCTACCTGCGCAGCACCGGGGCCAACACCTATCCGCAGCTCAAACGGGTGATCGTCAACTACGGAGAACGAGTCGGGTACGCCGAAACGCTGCCCGCCGCGATCGCCAAGCTGGTCGGCACCAACGGGCCCGTCACCCCCACGACACCGACCACGCCGACGACCCCCACCACACCGACGACCCCGACGGCTCCCGGTGGGGAGCTGGCGGCGGCAGCGGCGAAGGTGCAGAAGGCGATCGTGGATCTGCGGGCGGCTCAGCAGAGCGGCGACTTCGAGGCGTACGGCAAGGCGCTGGCCGCCCTGGACACGGCGATCAAGGAGTTCGAGGCCGCTTCGAAGAAGGCCGGCGTCTCGGTCTCGCCGTCGCCGTCGGCAGCACCCTAG
- a CDS encoding zinc-dependent metalloprotease, translated as MPETPFGFALPGGQPPDPNDPQQMQQFLAGLQQMLASSQAGGGPVNWDLARQIATTQLNTTGDPAVSSADRAEVAEALRLADLWLDPVTAWPTGITGTAAWNRNEWIFNTLDVWRKLCDPVAARMVAAMGDLVPDQSEAPPGMAPLGMMRGMLSMLGGALFGGQLGQALGTLGAEVLSAGDIGLPLGPPGMAALVPANVKAYGEGLELDPVEVRLYVALREAAHQRLFMHVPWLRHHLLSAVEAYAAGIKIDREAIEEAMGRVDPSDPESMRALQMDGVFTPDDSPAQQAALRRLETALALVEGWVCHVVDAAAEGRLSNVSRLGEAFRRRRAAGGPAEQTFATLVGLEMRPRRLREATTLWAALLAERDVAGRDALWGHPDLLPTDDDFADPAGFASAQLTIADMDALLRPSDVSEPDAPEPDGPDPDAPGSEPGEQKAP; from the coding sequence GTGCCTGAGACCCCATTTGGCTTCGCGCTTCCCGGCGGGCAGCCGCCCGACCCCAACGACCCGCAGCAGATGCAGCAGTTTCTCGCCGGGTTGCAGCAGATGCTCGCCTCCAGCCAGGCCGGCGGAGGGCCCGTCAACTGGGACCTCGCCCGGCAGATAGCCACCACCCAGCTGAACACGACCGGCGACCCGGCCGTCTCGAGCGCGGATCGAGCGGAGGTGGCCGAGGCGCTGCGCCTCGCCGACCTCTGGCTGGACCCCGTGACGGCCTGGCCGACCGGCATCACCGGCACGGCCGCGTGGAACCGGAACGAGTGGATCTTCAACACGCTCGACGTCTGGCGCAAACTCTGCGACCCGGTCGCCGCGCGGATGGTCGCGGCGATGGGCGACCTCGTGCCCGACCAGTCGGAGGCGCCGCCCGGGATGGCCCCGCTCGGCATGATGCGCGGGATGCTCTCCATGCTCGGCGGAGCGCTCTTCGGCGGTCAGCTCGGCCAGGCCCTCGGCACGCTCGGCGCCGAGGTCCTCTCGGCCGGCGACATCGGGCTGCCGCTCGGCCCGCCCGGGATGGCCGCCCTTGTCCCCGCGAACGTCAAGGCCTACGGCGAGGGTCTCGAACTCGACCCCGTCGAGGTGCGCCTCTACGTCGCCCTGCGGGAAGCCGCCCACCAGCGGCTCTTCATGCACGTGCCGTGGCTGCGACACCACCTGCTCTCGGCGGTCGAGGCGTACGCCGCAGGGATCAAGATCGACCGTGAGGCGATCGAGGAGGCGATGGGCCGGGTCGACCCGAGCGATCCCGAGTCGATGCGGGCGCTGCAGATGGACGGCGTCTTCACCCCCGACGACTCCCCCGCCCAGCAGGCCGCCCTGCGCCGCCTGGAGACCGCGCTCGCGCTGGTCGAGGGGTGGGTCTGCCACGTGGTCGACGCCGCCGCCGAGGGCCGCCTGAGCAACGTCTCCCGCCTCGGCGAGGCCTTCCGGCGCCGCCGTGCCGCCGGTGGACCCGCCGAGCAGACCTTCGCCACGCTGGTGGGGCTGGAGATGCGGCCGCGCCGACTGCGGGAGGCGACCACCCTGTGGGCGGCGCTGCTCGCGGAGCGGGACGTCGCGGGACGGGACGCCCTCTGGGGCCACCCCGACCTGCTGCCGACCGACGACGACTTCGCCGATCCGGCCGGTTTCGCATCGGCCCAGCTCACGATCGCCGACATGGACGCCCTGCTGCGCCCGTCGGACGTGTCCGAGCCGGATGCACCCGAACCGGACGGCCCCGATCCGGATGCCCCCGGATCCGAACCGGGCGAGCAGAAGGCTCCCTGA
- a CDS encoding SCO2525 family SAM-dependent methyltransferase: MGNSSAEALSAITRNSDYAWSSFNSELYCDHNYGTLRDDDHQIIEKVRDFFGAAGIPQGSRGLDVGPGANLYPAFTMLPFCERIDLREYSSSNVQWLKSQIADGYRSSWDAFWRVLAVQRPYRDCDPRDRLPQVAVVSEGSIFDLPARQWDVGTMFFVACSLSTEHEEFRAAVHRFIGALRPGAPFAAAFMVNSQGYQVGDEWFPAVALDHDQIKECLEAVAYTVHIDLIDTGAPLRDGYSGMMLATGRVAAG, from the coding sequence GTGGGCAATTCGTCTGCTGAAGCTCTGTCAGCAATAACCCGCAACTCTGATTACGCATGGAGTTCGTTCAACTCCGAGCTGTATTGCGATCACAATTACGGCACCCTGCGCGATGACGATCATCAGATCATCGAGAAGGTAAGAGACTTCTTCGGCGCCGCAGGCATTCCCCAGGGCAGTCGTGGACTCGACGTGGGACCGGGTGCCAATCTCTACCCCGCCTTCACGATGCTCCCGTTCTGCGAGCGCATTGATCTGCGCGAATACTCATCGTCGAATGTGCAGTGGCTCAAATCGCAGATCGCGGATGGCTACCGGTCGAGTTGGGACGCGTTCTGGCGGGTCCTCGCCGTGCAGCGACCCTATCGCGACTGCGATCCGCGCGACCGCCTGCCGCAGGTCGCGGTGGTCAGCGAGGGCAGCATCTTCGATCTCCCCGCTCGGCAGTGGGATGTGGGCACGATGTTCTTCGTCGCCTGCTCGCTCTCGACCGAGCACGAGGAGTTCCGCGCGGCCGTGCACCGCTTCATCGGCGCGCTGCGACCCGGCGCTCCATTCGCCGCCGCTTTCATGGTCAATTCACAGGGCTACCAGGTCGGCGACGAGTGGTTCCCGGCGGTCGCCCTTGACCATGATCAGATAAAGGAATGTCTGGAAGCGGTCGCCTACACTGTGCACATCGATCTGATCGATACCGGCGCTCCCCTGCGTGACGGCTACAGCGGCATGATGCTGGCAACCGGCCGCGTGGCGGCCGGTTGA
- a CDS encoding WhiB family transcriptional regulator → MTLALATLDITVEFGAELPCRKFDPDLWFADAPAELELARASCGECPLKAECLAGALERAEPWGVWGGEIFERGAIVARKRPRGRPRKEDLARDADLKAETVARVAIVTGRESVRLAA, encoded by the coding sequence ATGACTCTCGCATTGGCCACTCTCGACATCACCGTCGAGTTTGGTGCGGAGCTGCCGTGTCGCAAGTTCGACCCTGACCTGTGGTTCGCAGACGCGCCCGCCGAGCTCGAGCTCGCCCGCGCAAGCTGCGGGGAGTGCCCGCTGAAGGCAGAGTGCCTCGCCGGTGCGCTTGAGCGGGCTGAGCCCTGGGGCGTCTGGGGCGGTGAGATCTTCGAGCGTGGTGCCATCGTGGCGCGCAAGCGTCCGCGTGGCCGGCCGCGCAAGGAGGACCTCGCCCGGGACGCGGACCTCAAGGCTGAGACCGTTGCCCGAGTAGCGATCGTGACCGGCCGCGAGTCGGTCCGGCTCGCTGCCTGA
- a CDS encoding ABC1 kinase family protein produces the protein MTDIPRKAVARTAKLASLPLSFAGRTVWGLGKRVTGMAADVVSAQIAERTAEQLFSVLGQLKGGAMKLGQALSVFEAALPDELAGPYREALTKLQEAAPPLPVATVHRVLAEQLGPDWRSLFKEFDDHPAAAASIGQVHRAEWKVPRRKAGVPVAVKVQYPGAGDALVADLAQLGRFAALFNVIQPGLDVKPLVTELRERVVEELDYELEAVSQRAFAAAYADDEQFFIPKVMAVAPRVIVTEWIEGKPLSAVIGSGTVAERDRAGELMATLHFSAPQRAGMLHADPHPGNFRLLPDGRLGVIDFGAVARLPEGLPAIVGKLARLALAGDADGVMAGLRSEGFIKPDVELDAKAILEYVSPMLEPIAVDEFRFSRAWLRGEAARIASPRSPAYAMGRQLNLPPAYLMIHRVTMGSIGVLCQLEAKAHYRAILQEWLPGFAEE, from the coding sequence GTGACCGATATCCCCCGTAAGGCAGTCGCTCGGACCGCAAAGCTCGCCTCACTGCCGTTGAGCTTCGCCGGGCGCACCGTGTGGGGGCTCGGCAAGCGGGTCACCGGCATGGCGGCCGACGTGGTCTCGGCACAGATCGCCGAGCGCACCGCCGAGCAGCTTTTCAGCGTCTTGGGCCAGCTCAAGGGCGGTGCGATGAAGCTGGGGCAGGCGCTGAGCGTCTTCGAGGCGGCACTGCCCGACGAGCTCGCCGGGCCCTACCGGGAGGCGCTGACGAAGCTGCAGGAGGCCGCACCGCCCCTGCCCGTCGCGACGGTCCACCGGGTCCTCGCCGAGCAGCTCGGCCCCGACTGGCGCAGCCTCTTCAAGGAGTTCGACGATCACCCGGCCGCTGCGGCGAGCATCGGGCAGGTGCACCGGGCCGAGTGGAAGGTGCCGCGGCGCAAGGCGGGCGTTCCGGTGGCGGTGAAGGTGCAGTACCCGGGGGCCGGCGACGCGCTAGTGGCAGATCTCGCCCAGCTCGGCCGGTTCGCCGCGCTCTTCAACGTCATCCAGCCCGGTCTCGACGTTAAACCCCTGGTCACAGAGTTGCGCGAGCGGGTCGTCGAGGAGCTGGACTACGAGCTCGAGGCCGTCTCGCAGCGTGCCTTCGCCGCTGCCTACGCCGACGACGAGCAGTTCTTCATCCCGAAGGTGATGGCCGTGGCCCCCCGGGTCATCGTCACCGAGTGGATCGAGGGGAAGCCGCTCTCGGCGGTGATCGGCTCGGGCACGGTGGCCGAGCGGGATCGCGCCGGTGAGCTGATGGCCACCCTGCACTTCTCGGCACCGCAGCGGGCCGGGATGCTGCACGCCGATCCGCACCCGGGCAACTTCCGGCTGCTCCCCGACGGTCGGCTCGGTGTCATCGACTTCGGTGCGGTGGCGCGGCTGCCCGAGGGCCTGCCCGCGATCGTCGGCAAGCTGGCCCGGCTGGCGCTCGCCGGTGACGCCGACGGGGTCATGGCCGGTCTGCGGAGCGAGGGCTTCATCAAGCCGGACGTCGAGCTCGACGCCAAGGCGATCCTGGAATATGTCAGCCCGATGCTGGAGCCGATCGCGGTCGACGAGTTCCGGTTCAGCCGGGCCTGGCTGCGCGGGGAGGCGGCCCGGATCGCGAGCCCGAGATCCCCGGCGTACGCGATGGGCCGGCAGCTCAACCTGCCCCCGGCGTACCTGATGATCCACAGAGTGACCATGGGCTCGATCGGCGTGCTCTGCCAGCTGGAGGCGAAGGCGCATTACCGCGCGATCCTGCAGGAGTGGCTCCCCGGCTTCGCCGAAGAGTGA
- a CDS encoding DUF5679 domain-containing protein, producing MYNGYCVKCKEKRDFQGTVAVSKTGMKMAKGPCPVCGTTVNRILGKA from the coding sequence ATGTACAACGGCTACTGCGTGAAGTGCAAGGAGAAGCGCGACTTCCAGGGCACCGTGGCAGTCTCCAAGACCGGCATGAAGATGGCCAAGGGCCCGTGCCCCGTCTGCGGCACCACGGTGAACCGCATCCTCGGCAAGGCCTAG
- a CDS encoding YlbL family protein, whose product MKSRGLTVLLGAILAGLLMWQVTQADVPYVVLGAGPTYDTLGKDDKGAPVIEVTGKDTSTSAGQLRMVTVGVQSETDIFSVIKAWWSGEQAVVPRELIYPPGQTQEQVEETNKQDFAASQSSAETVALKELGYPIRATVKEVAADGAAVGKLAVGDIVTTVDGTPVDSTEKLVELIRAKPVGATLKIGRERDGKAEIVEITTKAGEDGTPRVGVSAENKQPHPFELKIHLDDVGGPSAGLMFALGIIDKLTPADLTGGKIIAGTGTIDDNGTVGPIGGIAQKLVGAKDADAAYFLTPAANCDEAKANAVDGLTLVKVGTLDEGLDALTAIREGKPLPKC is encoded by the coding sequence ATGAAGAGTCGTGGGCTCACCGTCCTCCTGGGTGCCATCCTGGCGGGGCTGTTGATGTGGCAGGTCACACAGGCGGACGTCCCCTACGTCGTGCTGGGGGCCGGCCCGACCTACGACACCCTCGGCAAGGACGACAAGGGCGCCCCGGTGATCGAGGTCACCGGCAAGGACACCTCGACCAGCGCGGGCCAGCTCCGCATGGTCACCGTCGGGGTCCAGAGCGAGACCGACATCTTCTCGGTGATCAAGGCCTGGTGGTCGGGTGAGCAGGCCGTCGTGCCGCGTGAGCTGATCTACCCGCCCGGCCAGACGCAGGAGCAGGTCGAGGAGACCAACAAGCAGGACTTCGCCGCCTCGCAGTCGAGCGCCGAGACGGTCGCGCTCAAGGAGCTGGGCTACCCGATCCGGGCGACGGTCAAGGAGGTCGCCGCGGACGGTGCGGCCGTCGGCAAGCTCGCCGTCGGCGACATCGTCACCACGGTCGACGGGACCCCGGTCGACTCGACGGAGAAGCTGGTCGAGCTGATCCGGGCCAAGCCGGTCGGCGCCACCCTCAAGATCGGCCGCGAGCGGGACGGCAAGGCCGAGATCGTGGAGATCACCACGAAGGCCGGCGAGGACGGCACACCGCGGGTCGGCGTCAGCGCCGAGAACAAGCAGCCGCACCCCTTCGAGCTGAAGATCCACCTCGACGACGTCGGCGGTCCGAGCGCCGGGCTGATGTTCGCCCTCGGCATCATCGACAAGCTCACGCCCGCCGACCTCACCGGCGGAAAAATCATCGCGGGTACGGGCACCATCGACGACAACGGCACCGTGGGCCCGATCGGCGGCATCGCACAGAAGCTCGTCGGAGCGAAGGACGCCGATGCGGCGTACTTCCTGACCCCCGCCGCCAACTGCGATGAGGCGAAGGCGAACGCGGTCGACGGGCTGACCCTCGTCAAGGTCGGCACCCTGGACGAGGGCCTCGACGCCCTCACCGCGATCCGTGAGGGCAAGCCCCTGCCGAAGTGCTGA
- a CDS encoding M48 metallopeptidase family protein — translation MAAAREPLVEVRRSERRHRTVAAYREGERIVVLIPSQFSRAEESAWVDKMLARLAAKDRRTARSDAELMARARQLAARYLDDFGAAALPAGVRWVTNQRGRWGSCSPDDRTIRLSDRLRDMPAWVADYVLFHELTHLVVPNHSAEFWEIVARYPKTERARGYLEGVAAVSGV, via the coding sequence ATGGCGGCCGCACGTGAGCCCCTCGTGGAGGTGCGGCGCAGCGAGCGTCGACACCGGACTGTTGCCGCCTATCGCGAGGGTGAGCGCATCGTCGTGCTCATCCCCAGCCAGTTCTCCCGGGCCGAAGAGAGCGCCTGGGTCGACAAGATGCTGGCCAGGCTGGCGGCGAAAGATCGCCGAACCGCCCGCAGCGACGCGGAGCTGATGGCGCGGGCGCGGCAGCTCGCCGCGCGATACCTCGACGACTTCGGTGCCGCAGCGCTGCCCGCAGGGGTGCGCTGGGTCACCAATCAGCGGGGGCGATGGGGCTCCTGCTCGCCGGACGACCGCACGATCCGGCTGTCGGACCGGCTGCGCGACATGCCGGCGTGGGTCGCCGACTATGTCCTGTTCCACGAGCTCACGCACCTGGTGGTGCCCAACCACAGCGCCGAGTTCTGGGAGATCGTGGCCCGTTACCCCAAGACCGAACGCGCCCGGGGCTACCTGGAGGGCGTCGCCGCCGTCAGCGGGGTGTGA
- a CDS encoding mycoredoxin translates to MLTMYSTSWCGYCHRLKSQLDREGIGYEVIDIEQDPASAEFVMSVNGGNQTVPTIRFTDGSTLTNPNIAQVKAAIAAIPTQR, encoded by the coding sequence GTGCTGACCATGTATTCGACGTCCTGGTGTGGCTACTGTCACCGGCTCAAGTCGCAGCTCGACCGCGAGGGCATCGGCTATGAGGTGATCGACATCGAGCAGGACCCGGCGTCGGCCGAGTTCGTCATGAGCGTCAACGGCGGCAACCAGACCGTGCCGACGATCCGCTTCACCGATGGCTCGACGCTGACGAACCCGAACATCGCCCAGGTCAAGGCAGCGATCGCCGCGATTCCGACCCAGCGCTAA